Proteins encoded by one window of Zerene cesonia ecotype Mississippi chromosome 6, Zerene_cesonia_1.1, whole genome shotgun sequence:
- the LOC119840336 gene encoding oxamate amidohydrolase proenzyme-like, giving the protein MNVSVMAPSGMVVTPHHLATQTAILILRQGGTAVEAMVAAAATIAVVYPHMNSIGGDGFWLILPPSGDPIAIEACGPAGSLANLDLYAGLRKIPTRGPKSALTVAGTVGGWEEALKYITEKGYNRMPLSYLLGDAIRYAEHGFPISSSQSNTNLEFAKKLGNFSQEFKDVFYPGGRVLETGDILKQQALAYTLKELANNGLDSFYRGNTANLIADDMATIGMPITKQDLTNYYAERRQPLRLQHSHGELLNLPPPTQGILSLSILGMLDELHVDGKNEGHFIHSAVEATKQAFKMRDEYITDPKYMKVTPESLLSHKNIFEMASRINFERASADAKGDGPGDTIWMGIMDSYGFSVSFIQSVFHEYGSGVVLPKTGILWQNRGVSFNLQEGSLRSLVPGKKPFHTLNPAAALLNDGRVMVYGTRGGDGQPQTQAAIFHRYVVQGINLQRSIYLPRWAYGPLTLDPTNILRLENRFDPVTVDYLKARGHKIEIIPEFSEMMGQAGALVKHPDGMIEGGWDVRSNGFAAGY; this is encoded by the coding sequence ATGAACGTCAGTGTTATGGCGCCAAGTGGCATGGTGGTAACACCGCACCATTTAGCTACGCAAACTGCTATACTGATACTTCGCCAAGGAGGAACTGCCGTAGAAGCCATGGTTGCAGCGGCAGCAACAATAGCCGTCGTGTATCCGCATATGAATTCTATTGGTGGAGATGGTTTTTGGCTCATATTACCACCATCCGGTGATCCTATCGCGATAGAGGCATGTGGACCAGCTGGAAGCTTAGCAAATTTAGATCTATACGCAGGGCTCAGGAAGATACCTACACGAGGTCCAAAATCGGCACTTACAGTCGCTGGCACTGTTGGAGGTTGGGAAGaggcattaaaatatattactgaaAAAGGCTATAATCGGATGCCGCTGTCCTATCTTTTGGGAGATGCAATAAGATACGCTGAACACGGATTTCCAATTTCATCTAGCCAATCTAACACTAATCTTGAATTCGCTAAAAAACTCGGTAACTTTTCACAAGAATTTAAGGATGTATTTTATCCAGGTGGAAGAGTTTTGGAAACCGGTGATATATTAAAGCAACAGGCATTAGCTTACACTCTCAAAGAACTTGCTAATAATGGGTTAGATAGCTTTTACCGTGGGAATACAGCTAACCTTATTGCTGATGATATGGCAACCATCGGTATGCCCATAACCAAACAAGATCTTACTAATTATTACGCAGAAAGACGTCAACCACTACGCTTGCAGCACTCTCATGGGGAACTCTTGAACCTTCCTCCACCTACACAAGGTATACTTTCATTGTCAATACTCGGTATGCTAGATGAGTTACACGTTGACGGTAAAAACGAAGgtcattttattcattctgcAGTAGAAGCCACGAAACAGGCGTTTAAAATGCGCGATGAATATATTACCGATccaaaatatatgaaagtgACTCCTGAATCAttattatcacataaaaatatattcgaaaTGGCAAGTCGTATTAATTTTGAACGGGCATCAGCGGACGCTAAGGGCGACGGTCCTGGTGATACCATTTGGATGGGTATTATGGATAGCTACGGATTTTCTGTTTCATTTATACAGAGTGTATTCCATGAATATGGTAGTGGTGTAGTGTTACCTAAGACGGGCATATTATGGCAGAATAGAGGTGTTTCTTTCAATTTACAGGAAGGATCTCTACGAAGTTTGGTACCAGGAAAGAAACCCTTCCATACATTAAATCCCGCAGCCGCTTTACTTAATGATGGAAGAGTCATGGTGTATGGGACACGTGGAGGTGATGGTCAACCTCAAACCCAAGCTGCAATATTTCACAGATATGTCGTACAAGGAATTAACTTGCAACGATCTATTTATTTGCCAAGGTGGGCGTATGGGCCTTTGACTTTGGATCCTACAAACATATTGCGACTCGAAAACAGATTTGATCCAGTAACTGTAGATTATTTGAAGGCAAGAGGCCATAAGATTGAAATAATACCAGAATTTTCTGAAATGATGGGACAGGCCGGGGCATTAGTCAAGCACCCTGATGGCATGATTGAAGGAGGTTGGGATGTACGTAGCAATGGATTTGCTGCTGGATACTAg